The following coding sequences lie in one Nitrospirota bacterium genomic window:
- a CDS encoding pyridoxal phosphate-dependent aminotransferase has product MAREGNQRMAGLAQSEIRAMTTACARVKGINMAQGVCDTPAPSLVIEAAERAMRQGVNTYTRYDGLAELRQALARKLAEYNGITADPETEITVSAGATGAFHCACLALLNPGDEVIVFEPYYAYHISALVTVEAIPRVVRTQAPDRTFSPDDVERAVTSRTAAIVVNTPANPSGKVFSRQELEAIADLARRHDLFVFTDEIYEYFLFDGRKHVSLGALPGMAERTITISGYSKTFSITGWRIGYSVAQAKWASLINAMNDLLYVCAPAPLQVGVAVGIQELESSFYQGLAREYQAKRDRFCQALSKAGLPPSVPQGAYYVLADVSRLPGATGKDRAMHLLERTGVAGVPGEAFFEGPEGHRFIRFSFAKTDADLEEACRRIEKLG; this is encoded by the coding sequence ATGGCGCGCGAAGGCAATCAGCGCATGGCTGGGCTGGCCCAATCGGAGATTCGGGCCATGACGACGGCCTGCGCGCGGGTGAAAGGCATCAACATGGCGCAGGGGGTATGCGATACCCCGGCGCCGAGCCTGGTGATCGAGGCGGCCGAACGGGCCATGCGACAAGGCGTCAACACCTACACCCGTTACGACGGCCTCGCGGAACTGCGCCAAGCCCTCGCGCGCAAGCTCGCCGAATACAACGGCATTACGGCCGATCCTGAAACGGAGATTACCGTGAGCGCCGGCGCCACCGGCGCGTTTCACTGCGCCTGCCTGGCGTTGCTCAATCCCGGCGACGAGGTCATCGTCTTCGAGCCGTACTATGCCTACCACATCAGTGCCCTAGTCACGGTGGAAGCGATCCCCCGCGTGGTGCGCACGCAGGCTCCGGACCGGACCTTCTCGCCGGACGATGTGGAGCGGGCCGTCACCAGCCGGACCGCGGCCATCGTGGTGAACACGCCGGCCAACCCCTCCGGCAAGGTGTTCAGCAGGCAAGAACTGGAAGCGATCGCCGACCTGGCCCGCCGCCATGATCTGTTCGTGTTCACCGATGAAATCTACGAATATTTTCTCTTCGACGGCCGGAAGCACGTGAGCCTCGGGGCGCTGCCCGGCATGGCGGAGCGCACGATCACGATTTCCGGGTATTCCAAGACCTTCAGCATCACCGGCTGGCGGATCGGGTACAGCGTCGCGCAGGCCAAGTGGGCCTCGCTGATCAACGCGATGAACGATCTGCTCTATGTCTGCGCGCCGGCGCCGCTCCAGGTCGGCGTGGCCGTCGGCATTCAGGAATTGGAGTCGTCGTTCTATCAGGGCTTGGCCCGCGAGTATCAGGCGAAACGGGACCGATTCTGCCAGGCGCTGAGCAAGGCCGGTCTGCCGCCCTCCGTACCGCAAGGCGCCTACTATGTGTTGGCCGACGTGTCGCGCCTGCCCGGCGCGACAGGCAAGGACCGCGCGATGCACCTGCTCGAGCGGACCGGCGTGGCCGGCGTGCCCGGCGAAGCGTTCTTCGAGGGACCCGAGGGGCACCGCTTCATCCGCTTCAGCTTCGCGAAGACGGACGCCGATCTGGAGGAAGCCTGCCGC